ATGTGATatggaaaaagaaatgaaggaaGATTGCACTTTCAGGTGAAAAAATCAAACCACAGTGCTTCTTGAGTgaatctgaaataaataaaataaaggaaataatttaAACAAAGGTAATAAAGACATTAGAGCTACAGCTTTTGATGGCGTGAGCGTTATTTCCTGTTACCCAGCTCATAAATAAGGAACTCCATAATTTAGCGTTGAACTGTTGAATCGATCCCATACAACCAAACAATGCCTATTCATACATAACTATTTTCACAGATAAAGTGCTGATCGAGGAGCTTTTTTTTTAGGGATATTTTTGTACCATATACTGAGACCCTTAGGAGAGATCTTGAGGAGAAAGAGTCCAGATTCACCACAAAAGGACCCGATTCTACTCAAGGACTTTGTTGGGTTTCATATGAAGGCCATCACAGCAATGGTCACCATACATTGCCTCCAAAAGCTAGAAAGCTAGAAAAAAATCCCTGAGGTGCACATTCAGCTGTGTTGAGAATCCCAACCTGGCCCTGGTTACAGTTAAAGATTCCTGTTTAGCTTCAAGGTTGGTGATCTTGGTTTGGTTAAAAGAGCTTTCTTAGGAATTGAGAGCCATCATTGGTTTCCCCTGGCCTGGTCGAATTTATCTctatttttgtatcttttaacACTAGCTGCCGTCTCACACAGCAATAATCCCACACTGCTTTGCAAACGTTTTGAAGGCAAGCCTggaattttaacatttatttaggCAAGAGGGAAATCACAGCTTCCTCAAAAATCAACTTCTTATGTGCATTTTTAATCCCCTACCAAAGAAACCCCTGTTCTTTTTGTTGTCAAACTTTCACAGACTCCATCACAGACAATTTCATGGCTTCCTCCAACAGCTGATTGTCTGTAAATGTGGCAGGAGGTTCTGGGACAGATTCTGAAAGGCCAATGAGCGACTCCAGGAGGCACGTCCCTGGGTCGCTCACTGGAGGGAGACTGGGGCAGCTAGGCAACTGAAACTGGAAAAAGTTGTCCATGTGTTCGTACTCCTTGAGGGAGTTGTAGAGCGAACTAGGTCCCAAACAAGGGAAGCCATCAAAAAACTCCAAATCAGACTCCGATGAGAGGCTAAGGTCCATGTTGTAGCTCGCCGAACGATCCACTGTTGGTGATGGCGTGCGTGGAACACTACTGCTATGAAAAAGGGCATTTCCCTGGTTGGCGTTCTCGTCTAAAAGTTCTGAGATAGCCGTTCCTCGATTGTCTGTATGATCGTCTAACAAAGCAGCGTTTATATTGTCATTCTCGTCCGCAAAATCCACCATGCTAAAGCTACTAAAAGTCTCCCTAGATGGCTGCTGCTGATCTTGGCAACAAATGTCTTTATGTTCCTCGCTGTCCTTGCTGCTTCTTGAGCAGTTCTCTGTGTCGCTGAAACTGAGAATGCGGCTCAAGCCTTTCTCGTCTACGTCCAGCTGGGTCCGAGCCTCGCACAGGCCCTCACTTCCTTCAGAACAATCGCTCTGACCCGATGAGTTTGAGTCCGTCATGTCGCTGCTGCAGCTGTTCTCCCCTGCCGCCGCCTGCTCTGAGCTAAAAGGAAAAGAGGGCACTGCTGGTAAGGTGTTGGCCCCTGTTGAGttctcatcctcctcctcctcagtgcTAGACTGCTCCTCCAGCCTCTTCTCCAGCTCCAGCTTCATGATGGTGTGGATGTAATGCGTTTGTACCCTGGTGGAGTTGAACTCAATGCGACCCTCGATGTTTCCGCAGCCGTCCTTCGTGCAACCACATGGAAAAGAGGAATGATCCATCTGTGGGTTGGGGAAAGAAATTGTTAGATTTCAGCGaaccaaaaaaaagacaacagtcTCAGCTGTGTCTGAAGCCCCGATTGTTGAACCTCTTTCCACCTCTTACCTGACATTTGATGCCTGCTAGACTGCAGCTGCAAGTCTCAGGCTCGCAGAAGCCCTGACAGTCACAACCGCAGTTCTCCCTGGAGATCCTTAGGTCATGCAGCTGCCTCTTCTCCTCCTTGTCGATCTTTTTCACACCGGCTGCTTTAAGCAGAGCGTAGCGCCGTTTAGGAGGGTAAGGCTGGAGGAAAGAGCCCTCCTCTAAGTTGGCCGCACTGATGTCGATGTCCTGCTCAGGGATGTCGTCCACCGTTAGCTGCTCAGCCTCTTCACTCTTTTGAGTTCCGTTCTTGGTCAGCTGGAGAAAGCAAAAGGAAACAAGTCGATGCATTAGGTTTGTATATCTGAGTATTGACAGTTTTAAATAGTATACATTGCTCCTATAGCCATCTAAgtattgtgttgtatcagtGTCTGTATCCCAAAAATCCTGACTAAAAATCTGGTGTCCAGGAATGATGAATTTAACCTATACCATCATAGGGATCAGATTTTGTGtccaaacattttcaataaatCCTCCACTATGTTTACCTTCAGTTTAAGGGCCTCGAGTTTCTCCTCCCTGAGTCTGTTGAGGAGTTTTTCCCGCCGTAGGAACCGCTGCTCCACAGCAAACTCCGCCAGCGTGTACGTTTGGAGCAAGCTGTGGCGCTGCATCATTCCCAAAGTGCATCCTCCTCGACTGGGAACGCTTGTGAAGCCTTGGCACCGAGGGAAGAAGAATACCGTCACCTGGTCGAAGGTCACATTGCCTCGTCGTGCTCTCTTGGATTTCTTGAGGATGGATGTTGCTGTAAATGGAGAAACAGCAGGTTTAGAACTGGGGGGCATTGGTGCATTGAATTGAAATGAATCAATTGCATTCAAGCACCACTAGATGGTGCAATCCTCCATGACTTGAAGTCCTGAGATGAGTACAGACCCTGCAGAACAGACTGTAAAAGGACACCCCTCTGATTCACTGCCATAGTCTCCAACCAAGCCTTATCATGTACTCAATTAAAAGACACTGCTAACAGGAGTCCAACACACTTAcatcctgtaaagtgaaacccAAACCGCCAAGAATTCCCTCAGTCTTGTTTCTTGTCTTACTACACGACAAAAACCACCCAGCCCAGGAATTTCCCCTTGGTGGCAGACACAGCAGAGGAAGCAGAGCTGCCAGGATCACACTAACTGGTGAGTTAAAGCTTGGGGTTTCCGGAAGAGTCTGAGGGTGGAAGTACAGCTCTCAGGACAGGAATAAAAAACTGCCCACCCTGGTTCTCGCTGTGAGCTGAAAATCCCAACAAATGGCCCAGTTAGTGAGAGGTCAAAGGTTGTTTCTCTGCTAAAACATTCAGAACCAGACATCTTTCTGCACCCAAACGGATACAATAAAACCATATGGGAATCAAAGTAGAACCACATGTGGGAATGAGTCCAACACTTattcctgttttatttccattttctttgcCGGGGAATATTTAACACGACTTTTGAGTTGGCTTGAAGACTTTTTCTTTCTCCAGAAAGGGTGATAACAAGAAGAGGATTTCTTGGCAGAAGAAGAGGCAGATGTCAAACAAAATTGTGTATTTGTTGTAATAATTAAAGctcaaataaagaaaagtgaCCTTTTACTCCATCGAAGCTGCAAACAATAGCCTTACTCAATTTTCTAATCTGCCGCTGGGGGTAATAGAGATGAAACAAACTGCCAGTTTCAGCCTCACATCTATCAAATCAAGTCAGGCTTACTACACCTGCAGGAGACAAATTGCACCTTCTCTGCTGCCTCTAAATGGGGCTGTTTCCCCCTTTTCACTTCACAATGGCATGCAACTTTCCATCCAACACAAACACCAGATTTACACTGGTTCGCTCAATCTGCTTTCTTTTCTTGGTAGGCCAACCCCCTTTTTTGTATCCCTTCACCCAGCCTCTTTCAGCACCTGTGCTGGGTGCATGCCCAGGCTTCAGACAAGGCTCTGTGTGTTCCCAGCCCTGGCAATCCGCCACACTTTTCCCCTTCTGGCTCTCTGCCCCACCATCCTGGAAACCTCACAACTGTTTGCCCTTCTTCCTCTGCAATCCTCCCAACCAAACTGCTAAAGGGCCGGCGGTAGCACCCCAGGTCCAGACAGAAACACCCCGAAGCAGCTCGACCCACATCTTTACAGGAAAAATTGAAGCTTTTTCTGTCTGCTACTCTCTGCGACTGGAGGTGGGAGAGCCAGCCAAGGTGAGCAGCCACTGCATAATGCGATTAGCCATTTTGCAGCTTTAGGGCATGAAATCAAAAGAGGTATTCATTGCAGAAGTCTGAAATCATTTCTGTGAAGTGTTTCATGAGCTGCCAGCTGCTTAAATTCCTTAACTCTCCTCCATTTTTATGAGTTTGTTATCAGAGCCCTCCGTGGAGCAGTAAAGACCAGGCGCGGGAACACGTTAAAAAGCATGTACCATCAGCTCTTTCTATGATTTATCATCGCAGGAAGAGGACACTCACTGTTGAAATGTGTTGCCGGGGAGCTGGGGTTGCTGGGAGTGGAATCAAGGGTGTCCGAGTAGCAGCTCTCTCCTTCCGAGTCCCAGCCGGAGCaggcagaggagagggaggagggtgAGGAGTAGCAGGGGTCCTCATCCACCTCCTCAAACTTCCTCTTGAGAAGCCCACTCATGGCGTCAGCATgaacaatctgcaaaaaaagagCATATGTAGGGGTTAAAAGCACATAATTTACTCTTTATAAAGTCTGCAAAGCTTCTGGTAATGTAACACAACCAGAAGCAGATTATCTGTAATGCATTGAAGATATTTCCTGCACACAcaggcgttttttttttttttttttttttacagcgtTATTGGTACAAGCAAGTCCTGTGCTCAGCCATGTGAGTCCGTAGGCATCCAAATCTCGTGCTGCACTCAGCTGAGAGTAGAAACAAGCCACAGCACAGGAAGCAATCAATCAGGCCTATTCACATAAGTCAACAATTACTGGACCCTTCACCCTCCTCTAAATCCCATCAGCTTCAGCAATGCATTGATTAGAGAGAATAAACCGAGCTCAGAGGGGGCTAAATCATGGAGACATAGATGTTAACTTTCAATCATCCCTTTAGGGCAGCTTTATCTATCACCTATCAGAGTCAAAGCTAGGACAATCTGCAACTTATCCTGTTTAATGTCACTGTTGTAGTAAATATGTACAGCTATGCATGGTTAGGATGTTTTCTTATGCAACTCGTGCATGTGTTCTTTCAGTGCTCCCGTGAGAGGGGCTGCTGGTTCAGCGATAAAAACAATCAATCCTTTGAGAGAGACAAGCAGGCAAGCGGagagaaacaggagaaaaaaatgatcttGAGTTCATGAGAAAAGGAGCTCAATTCGCTCACTAACAAAGAAAATTCTGTGAAACAAGTCCCTTCGTTATACCTTCTATCTTCATATTTATTCAAGTGGATGAATTATAGTCTCATTTATTCTCCAGTCCTCTCAGCTTGTTCCAGGAAACGCAAAACCCTCTGACATGAAAAATGAGCATGTTTGACGAGAAGGAAGGTTTACTGCTGTGGGTGTTTAACGATTATGCGACGTAGATGTGTCACATAGCTTTAACAAACAACAGACGATATTCCTCACAACTTCTGGGAAGCACAGGGCAATGGGGACTGCGAGAAAAGACAGGTCATTATCGCAGTCCGGGGGCAGAGTTCCGGCGAACTGAAAACAAGGAgggggatggagggagggaggaaggaagtGAGGGGAGACATCACTGGGCTCAACTCCAGCGCAGACACTCCCTCCGATGATGTGGAATTGGAAAGTAGGCTTTTACTTTCCCTATAAAAAGATCATTTCACCTTAAAACTGTTTACTGTCTGCAGAATCAGGGCCAAATCGCTTACAGCTGCTGCCGCTCTACTGTGTTATGAATGCACTTCAATTTCTGGGTTATTCTTAGCTGTTTTTGTACAAATATTTGCTTTGTAGTGCCtataattttgaagaaaacatcTACATGGGATTTTAATTTTGCAGTCTCAGTTTCTCTAGATGTTTGGGGATAATTGCAGATCTTTAAATTAGTTAAATGACGGTTACAAAAATAGCAATAATTTGCTTGAACATGTCTCAGACACAGAGACACCAAGCAAATAAACTAGTCTGCCACCATCACTCTTCCACAGTTTACATGCAGTCAGCTACAGTTATAATTCAGCTGGACCATTCAATTAAACTACTGTCCTCCTGTATACAAGCAAATGGGacaaattgatttatttatggAGGTATAGTGGACTCTGACTGACAGCTCTGTGTATCTATACAGTGCCTATACAtgcttctgctttattttttgtgcaaatgCAGTGCACACTGCCCCTCTTGCTTATGGTGATAACCTATGGCAAAGCACAATGCAGCTCCTGCAATGCTATGCATTCATGCTGTTCAAATTCAGGGTCAAAACCAGCATTCTCAGAACACCATGGCTAATTTGGGTCTGACTGAGTGGAAACATCTCCAACTGCACCATCTAGGTGGGTTAGCTTGACTCCAAAATGCAGCTTGGTATGATTTTAGTCACATTGgcatgtttaaatgtgttttaaaagcacAGTTTTAGGCTACAAACACAGATCCGGCAGATATGTCACAACAAAAATCCTCTAAAGCACAGGTGtaaaactcaaggcccggggcccaaatgcggcccacggtgcagttttacccggcccgcaagatcatatcttaattagaattggcctgctgctatgaggtctgcagatttcctctagaataaaagtgtaaatttaacct
Above is a genomic segment from Cheilinus undulatus linkage group 19, ASM1832078v1, whole genome shotgun sequence containing:
- the csrnp1b gene encoding cysteine/serine-rich nuclear protein 1b; amino-acid sequence: MSGLLKRKFEEVDEDPCYSSPSSLSSACSGWDSEGESCYSDTLDSTPSNPSSPATHFNTTSILKKSKRARRGNVTFDQVTVFFFPRCQGFTSVPSRGGCTLGMMQRHSLLQTYTLAEFAVEQRFLRREKLLNRLREEKLEALKLKLTKNGTQKSEEAEQLTVDDIPEQDIDISAANLEEGSFLQPYPPKRRYALLKAAGVKKIDKEEKRQLHDLRISRENCGCDCQGFCEPETCSCSLAGIKCQMDHSSFPCGCTKDGCGNIEGRIEFNSTRVQTHYIHTIMKLELEKRLEEQSSTEEEEDENSTGANTLPAVPSFPFSSEQAAAGENSCSSDMTDSNSSGQSDCSEGSEGLCEARTQLDVDEKGLSRILSFSDTENCSRSSKDSEEHKDICCQDQQQPSRETFSSFSMVDFADENDNINAALLDDHTDNRGTAISELLDENANQGNALFHSSSVPRTPSPTVDRSASYNMDLSLSSESDLEFFDGFPCLGPSSLYNSLKEYEHMDNFFQFQLPSCPSLPPVSDPGTCLLESLIGLSESVPEPPATFTDNQLLEEAMKLSVMESVKV